The Candidatus Aquicultor sp. genome contains a region encoding:
- a CDS encoding SpoIIE family protein phosphatase — translation MFRLGSGIRKKIFISYLAIIIPLLLVIVYTHYNHFLDKRQAIIESRVAFARNVATNFDHFSKEVLIAEQATGLAILQNDYTRSKASDYLASVANQYPVFSLDYMRVDGNIFASSDTSEVGTWETTGKYNVDYYRKNLTPDRGWLVTPLLTQANGRPGFDIVSGVWRKNKLAGIMVANIDSSRLNEIMNFDVPGGGYNITDNNGILIFQTQRPNMPLSQRDWSSHDFVRSALSDKEFTSYGLTFPADNTSRMGAQVPIHSIGWTAGSFVPVNEVMSTVRMDLFTSVITAITVILAAIILGYWMGRKIADPITTLAEKAKSIADGSFDEEVEVPETGDEIEELSESFNVMRLNLKEYVNELSGLVEVGEKMNMALNIPFVETAVTGALRSSFDAKAVWIALYNDREKTIRVDHFWSEDGDDLSEKLTDLMQTPGQGVAGRVLMTGKPYVIKDLRKSDTVFKSLALTHSYDSLITLPLISGGGALGVIEFYTPLTGQNRITEKEMGLLMALANQASVAIENARLYEETRNSANKLRASNDDLHILNKLALEISSGLDLNELLDKVVHNSIDLVSADMGVIGLYDKNRDSIEYECRTNPHLPLINARETAGYGLIEVVLRTKEPVYTNDYGHDPRASKETLALGVSAVVGVPLLVGSRLVGVLQVAMTGEKRFTDNDIALLTAVASQAAVAIENAKLYERERNVAETLQNALLAMPEELPGVKVGLLYRSATDNSKVGGDFYDFIEFTDGKIGVVIGDVSGKGLEAATATALAKMTIRAFAYEYSSPADVLAHGNAVLASQMAVGQFITMAYAVIDPATGALSYASAGHPAPLIINHEMSTMRQLRIGAAPLGVLEDTVYETFTDTLTGGEMMLLFTDGLIEARNGSGFFGEESVCEALLATNGSTVEEIPGKLLNAAEVFANGTLNDDVAIIALRLDSSAGRSGRENKSHNGEREPANGNGKKKTKAKKAAKKETAETTE, via the coding sequence ATGTTTCGCTTAGGAAGCGGTATACGGAAAAAAATATTTATTAGTTATCTCGCGATTATAATCCCACTTTTGCTGGTTATAGTTTACACACACTATAACCATTTCCTGGATAAAAGACAGGCAATCATTGAATCGCGTGTGGCGTTCGCACGGAACGTCGCCACCAACTTTGACCATTTCAGCAAAGAAGTACTCATCGCCGAGCAGGCTACCGGTCTGGCGATCTTGCAGAACGACTACACGAGGAGCAAGGCGAGCGATTATCTTGCTTCAGTAGCCAACCAATACCCAGTATTTAGTCTCGATTATATGAGGGTAGACGGCAACATTTTTGCCTCATCCGACACCAGCGAAGTTGGAACATGGGAAACCACGGGCAAATACAATGTCGATTACTATCGCAAGAATCTTACCCCCGACCGGGGTTGGCTCGTAACCCCGCTTCTTACTCAAGCAAACGGGCGGCCGGGTTTTGATATCGTAAGCGGTGTGTGGCGCAAGAATAAGCTTGCCGGCATCATGGTCGCAAATATCGACTCGAGCCGTCTAAACGAAATAATGAACTTCGATGTTCCCGGCGGCGGCTATAATATCACCGACAACAACGGCATACTCATCTTCCAGACCCAGCGCCCAAACATGCCGCTGTCGCAACGTGATTGGAGTTCTCACGATTTTGTGCGCTCGGCCCTTTCCGATAAGGAATTCACATCATACGGATTAACCTTTCCGGCCGACAACACAAGTCGGATGGGCGCTCAGGTCCCGATCCATAGCATCGGCTGGACGGCCGGATCGTTTGTGCCCGTCAACGAAGTTATGAGCACCGTCCGCATGGACCTCTTTACGAGCGTAATCACAGCGATAACAGTCATTCTCGCGGCGATAATCCTGGGATATTGGATGGGTCGTAAAATAGCCGACCCGATAACGACGTTGGCCGAAAAAGCGAAATCAATCGCTGACGGCAGCTTTGACGAAGAGGTTGAAGTGCCGGAAACCGGTGACGAAATAGAAGAACTTTCAGAGAGCTTCAACGTAATGCGGCTCAATCTGAAGGAATACGTAAATGAGCTCAGCGGACTGGTCGAGGTCGGAGAGAAAATGAACATGGCGCTCAATATCCCGTTTGTTGAGACAGCGGTCACCGGAGCGCTGCGCAGTTCCTTCGACGCCAAAGCCGTCTGGATCGCTCTATATAACGATCGGGAGAAAACCATCAGAGTCGACCATTTCTGGAGTGAAGACGGCGATGACCTAAGCGAAAAGCTGACCGATTTGATGCAAACACCCGGCCAGGGCGTTGCGGGTAGGGTGCTCATGACCGGAAAACCGTACGTAATAAAAGACCTGCGCAAATCCGACACCGTATTTAAAAGTCTGGCGCTGACGCATAGCTATGATTCGCTTATCACGCTGCCGTTGATCTCGGGCGGTGGGGCGCTAGGAGTAATCGAGTTTTACACCCCGCTAACCGGGCAAAATCGTATAACCGAAAAAGAAATGGGTCTGCTCATGGCGCTTGCGAATCAAGCCTCAGTAGCGATCGAGAACGCCAGGCTCTATGAAGAGACGCGAAATTCGGCTAATAAATTAAGGGCGTCGAATGACGACTTGCACATTCTCAACAAGCTCGCGCTCGAAATATCATCAGGCCTTGACCTAAATGAGCTGCTCGACAAGGTAGTGCATAACAGCATCGACCTTGTCAGCGCCGATATGGGCGTAATCGGACTCTACGATAAGAACCGGGATAGCATCGAGTACGAGTGCCGGACCAATCCGCACTTGCCGCTAATTAATGCGCGCGAAACCGCCGGTTATGGGCTTATTGAAGTGGTTCTGAGAACTAAAGAACCCGTATACACTAATGATTACGGCCACGACCCGCGGGCGTCAAAGGAAACCCTTGCGCTAGGGGTAAGCGCTGTGGTGGGTGTGCCGCTTCTAGTTGGAAGTCGCCTGGTTGGCGTGTTGCAGGTGGCTATGACAGGGGAAAAACGCTTTACCGATAACGACATTGCACTGCTGACAGCGGTTGCGAGTCAGGCGGCGGTAGCTATCGAAAACGCAAAGCTGTACGAACGCGAGCGTAATGTCGCCGAAACGCTGCAAAACGCCCTGCTCGCCATGCCCGAGGAACTACCGGGTGTCAAGGTCGGGCTTCTGTACCGCTCGGCTACGGATAACTCGAAAGTCGGCGGCGATTTCTACGATTTCATAGAGTTTACCGACGGTAAGATAGGCGTCGTCATCGGCGATGTTTCTGGGAAGGGTCTCGAAGCCGCAACGGCAACAGCGCTCGCCAAAATGACGATACGTGCTTTTGCCTATGAATACTCTTCGCCGGCAGACGTGCTCGCGCACGGAAATGCGGTACTAGCATCACAGATGGCGGTCGGCCAATTTATAACTATGGCATACGCCGTTATCGATCCGGCGACGGGTGCACTCTCATATGCAAGCGCCGGTCACCCGGCACCGCTTATCATAAACCACGAGATGTCGACGATGCGCCAGCTAAGAATCGGCGCCGCTCCGCTCGGTGTTCTTGAGGATACAGTTTATGAAACGTTTACCGATACTCTTACCGGTGGTGAGATGATGCTTCTATTCACCGACGGTTTGATTGAAGCGCGCAACGGAAGCGGTTTCTTCGGGGAAGAGAGCGTATGCGAAGCGCTTCTGGCCACAAATGGCAGTACGGTGGAAGAAATACCGGGCAAGCTGCTCAATGCTGCGGAGGTGTTCGCGAACGGCACCCTGAACGACGACGTCGCGATTATCGCGTTACGCCTCGACAGTTCAGCCGGTCGTTCGGGTCGCGAGAACAAGTCGCATAATGGTGAACGTGAGCCGGCAAACGGCAATGGTAAGAAAAAGACCAAGGCTAAAAAGGCCGCAAAGAAAGAAACAGCTGAGACTACGGAGTAA
- a CDS encoding acetyl-CoA carboxylase carboxyltransferase subunit alpha, with product MRKFSYDFERPLVELEDKLEHLKHLESAEKADIAAEISYLEKQIELLRVRTYSNLTPWQKVQLARHPERPHTSDYIEAMFTEFVELHGDRKFADDLAIIGGFAKLDGTKVMVMGHQKGHNTKENVMRNFGCPHPEGYRKALRLMKLAEKFKLPIITFVDTQGAHPGIEAEERGQAVAIAENLIAISMLSVPVIVANVGEGGSGGALAIGFGDRIIMLENSYYSVSTPEACASILWEDAGQADKAAAPLCLTADKLLDLGIVDTIIKEPLGGAHHAPALVVRSLKREIVQSIGDLSLIKGDALVAQRYERLRNIGFYAEVPVVE from the coding sequence GTGAGAAAATTCTCGTATGATTTCGAGCGCCCGCTCGTAGAATTAGAAGATAAACTAGAACACTTAAAGCACCTGGAATCGGCTGAAAAAGCGGACATCGCAGCCGAGATAAGCTACCTCGAAAAGCAGATCGAGCTGCTGCGGGTTCGCACCTATTCCAACCTTACGCCGTGGCAAAAAGTGCAGCTTGCACGTCACCCGGAACGCCCGCACACCAGCGATTACATCGAGGCCATGTTCACCGAGTTTGTTGAGCTGCACGGCGATAGAAAGTTCGCCGACGATCTCGCAATTATCGGCGGGTTCGCCAAGCTTGACGGCACAAAGGTCATGGTTATGGGGCATCAGAAGGGCCATAACACCAAAGAAAACGTAATGCGCAACTTTGGCTGCCCGCATCCGGAAGGCTATAGAAAAGCGCTTCGGCTCATGAAGCTTGCTGAAAAATTCAAACTACCGATTATAACGTTTGTCGATACGCAGGGCGCTCACCCCGGTATCGAGGCCGAAGAGCGCGGGCAAGCGGTCGCAATCGCCGAGAACTTAATAGCGATAAGCATGCTCAGCGTTCCGGTTATCGTCGCAAATGTCGGCGAAGGCGGCAGCGGCGGCGCACTTGCCATCGGTTTCGGCGATCGCATTATTATGCTCGAGAACTCTTACTACTCGGTCAGCACGCCGGAAGCATGCGCCAGCATCCTCTGGGAAGACGCAGGGCAAGCGGATAAAGCCGCAGCCCCACTTTGTCTTACCGCAGATAAACTTCTCGATCTCGGCATTGTCGATACGATTATCAAGGAGCCTCTGGGTGGGGCACATCACGCACCTGCCCTTGTTGTGCGCAGCCTAAAACGCGAGATCGTGCAATCGATTGGTGATCTCAGCTTAATAAAAGGCGACGCCCTCGTCGCACAGCGTTATGAACGCCTGAGAAATATCGGCTTTTACGCCGAAGTGCCGGTTGTAGAATAA